Proteins from one Apis cerana isolate GH-2021 linkage group LG11, AcerK_1.0, whole genome shotgun sequence genomic window:
- the LOC107994874 gene encoding actin-related protein 6 isoform X2: MSNSTFVLDNGAYTAKVGLVPNCIMKAKSERRRPFVGSQIEECRDASGLFYILPFQKGYLVNWDVQKTVWDYIFSKECCLVNLNQLSVIVTEPLFNFSTVQEAMMEIFFEEYECQSLLRINSCTLSCYQYKTENPNTKCCIVVDSGYSFTHIVPYVNDTKIKEGIRRIDVGGKLLTNHLKEIISYRQLHVMDETYVINQVKEDSCFVSQEFFKDMDTAKNKIENNPIIKDYVLPDYTTLRRGFLKNPEPPNEQQTLRLSNERFAIPEILFFPSDVGIRQMGIPEAIMDCLKACDEETWPHLLSNIILTGGNAKFPGFQERIYKEVRSLAPAEYTINVYLPENPITYAWQGGKTLSKDSIFSNLLVTREDYEEEGQNLCFERFDV, from the exons atgagCAATTCTACTTTTGTTCTTGATAACGGTGCCTACACTGCAAAAGTTGG attagttCCAAATTGCATAATGAAAGCAAAAAGTGAACGTCGAAGACCTTTCGTAGGCAGTCAAATTGAAGAATGTCGAGATGCATCTggacttttttatattttaccatTTCAAAAAGGATATCTTGTTAATTGGGACGTTCAGAAAACTGTCTGGGATTATATATTCTCCAAAGAATGCTGTTTGGTGAATTTGAATCAACTTTCTGTAATTGTAACTGAacctttatttaatttttctaccgTTCAAGAAGCCatgatggaaatattttttgaagaatacgAATGTCAAAgtcttttaagaattaatagtTGTACACTTTCTTGTTATCAGTATAAGACAGAAAatcctaatacaaaatgttGCATCGTAGTTGATAGTGGTTATAGTTTCACTCATATAGTACCATATGTAAATGatactaaaattaaagaagGTATTAGACGCATTGATGTAGGTGGAAAACTTCTTACAAATCatcttaaagaaattatatcttatcgTCAACTTCATGTTATGGATGAAACTTACGTAATAAATCAAGTAAAAGAGGATTCCTGTTTTGTTtctcaagaattttttaaagatatggACACcgccaaaaataaaatagaaaacaatCCTATAATCAAAGATTATGTTTTACCAGATTATACAACATTAAGACGTGGTTTCTTAAAAAATCCAGAACCTCCTAATGAACAACAAACTCTACGATTAAGCAATGAGAGGTTCGCTATACcagaaatcttattttttccgTCGGATGTCGGTATTCGTCAAATGGGTATTCCAGAAGCAATAATGGATTGTTTAAAAGCTTGCGATGAAGAAACATGGCCACAccttttatctaatattattcttactgGAGGTAACGCAAAATTTCCTGGATTCCaggaaagaatttataaagaagTTAGAAGTTTAGCACCTGCAGAATACACGATAAATGTGTACTTACccgaaaa CCCAATCACATATGCATGGCAAGGTGGAAAAACACTTTCCaaagattcaatattttcaaatcttcTAGTAACAAGAGAAGATTATGAGGAAGAAGGTCAAAATCTTTGTTTTGAACGTTTCGATGTTTaa
- the LOC107994874 gene encoding actin-related protein 6 isoform X1 has translation MSNSTFVLDNGAYTAKVGLASDNVKLVPNCIMKAKSERRRPFVGSQIEECRDASGLFYILPFQKGYLVNWDVQKTVWDYIFSKECCLVNLNQLSVIVTEPLFNFSTVQEAMMEIFFEEYECQSLLRINSCTLSCYQYKTENPNTKCCIVVDSGYSFTHIVPYVNDTKIKEGIRRIDVGGKLLTNHLKEIISYRQLHVMDETYVINQVKEDSCFVSQEFFKDMDTAKNKIENNPIIKDYVLPDYTTLRRGFLKNPEPPNEQQTLRLSNERFAIPEILFFPSDVGIRQMGIPEAIMDCLKACDEETWPHLLSNIILTGGNAKFPGFQERIYKEVRSLAPAEYTINVYLPENPITYAWQGGKTLSKDSIFSNLLVTREDYEEEGQNLCFERFDV, from the exons atgagCAATTCTACTTTTGTTCTTGATAACGGTGCCTACACTGCAAAAGTTGGGTTAGCTTCTGATAATGTCAA attagttCCAAATTGCATAATGAAAGCAAAAAGTGAACGTCGAAGACCTTTCGTAGGCAGTCAAATTGAAGAATGTCGAGATGCATCTggacttttttatattttaccatTTCAAAAAGGATATCTTGTTAATTGGGACGTTCAGAAAACTGTCTGGGATTATATATTCTCCAAAGAATGCTGTTTGGTGAATTTGAATCAACTTTCTGTAATTGTAACTGAacctttatttaatttttctaccgTTCAAGAAGCCatgatggaaatattttttgaagaatacgAATGTCAAAgtcttttaagaattaatagtTGTACACTTTCTTGTTATCAGTATAAGACAGAAAatcctaatacaaaatgttGCATCGTAGTTGATAGTGGTTATAGTTTCACTCATATAGTACCATATGTAAATGatactaaaattaaagaagGTATTAGACGCATTGATGTAGGTGGAAAACTTCTTACAAATCatcttaaagaaattatatcttatcgTCAACTTCATGTTATGGATGAAACTTACGTAATAAATCAAGTAAAAGAGGATTCCTGTTTTGTTtctcaagaattttttaaagatatggACACcgccaaaaataaaatagaaaacaatCCTATAATCAAAGATTATGTTTTACCAGATTATACAACATTAAGACGTGGTTTCTTAAAAAATCCAGAACCTCCTAATGAACAACAAACTCTACGATTAAGCAATGAGAGGTTCGCTATACcagaaatcttattttttccgTCGGATGTCGGTATTCGTCAAATGGGTATTCCAGAAGCAATAATGGATTGTTTAAAAGCTTGCGATGAAGAAACATGGCCACAccttttatctaatattattcttactgGAGGTAACGCAAAATTTCCTGGATTCCaggaaagaatttataaagaagTTAGAAGTTTAGCACCTGCAGAATACACGATAAATGTGTACTTACccgaaaa CCCAATCACATATGCATGGCAAGGTGGAAAAACACTTTCCaaagattcaatattttcaaatcttcTAGTAACAAGAGAAGATTATGAGGAAGAAGGTCAAAATCTTTGTTTTGAACGTTTCGATGTTTaa
- the LOC107994874 gene encoding actin-related protein 6 isoform X3, whose product MSIPNCIMKAKSERRRPFVGSQIEECRDASGLFYILPFQKGYLVNWDVQKTVWDYIFSKECCLVNLNQLSVIVTEPLFNFSTVQEAMMEIFFEEYECQSLLRINSCTLSCYQYKTENPNTKCCIVVDSGYSFTHIVPYVNDTKIKEGIRRIDVGGKLLTNHLKEIISYRQLHVMDETYVINQVKEDSCFVSQEFFKDMDTAKNKIENNPIIKDYVLPDYTTLRRGFLKNPEPPNEQQTLRLSNERFAIPEILFFPSDVGIRQMGIPEAIMDCLKACDEETWPHLLSNIILTGGNAKFPGFQERIYKEVRSLAPAEYTINVYLPENPITYAWQGGKTLSKDSIFSNLLVTREDYEEEGQNLCFERFDV is encoded by the exons ATGTCAA ttCCAAATTGCATAATGAAAGCAAAAAGTGAACGTCGAAGACCTTTCGTAGGCAGTCAAATTGAAGAATGTCGAGATGCATCTggacttttttatattttaccatTTCAAAAAGGATATCTTGTTAATTGGGACGTTCAGAAAACTGTCTGGGATTATATATTCTCCAAAGAATGCTGTTTGGTGAATTTGAATCAACTTTCTGTAATTGTAACTGAacctttatttaatttttctaccgTTCAAGAAGCCatgatggaaatattttttgaagaatacgAATGTCAAAgtcttttaagaattaatagtTGTACACTTTCTTGTTATCAGTATAAGACAGAAAatcctaatacaaaatgttGCATCGTAGTTGATAGTGGTTATAGTTTCACTCATATAGTACCATATGTAAATGatactaaaattaaagaagGTATTAGACGCATTGATGTAGGTGGAAAACTTCTTACAAATCatcttaaagaaattatatcttatcgTCAACTTCATGTTATGGATGAAACTTACGTAATAAATCAAGTAAAAGAGGATTCCTGTTTTGTTtctcaagaattttttaaagatatggACACcgccaaaaataaaatagaaaacaatCCTATAATCAAAGATTATGTTTTACCAGATTATACAACATTAAGACGTGGTTTCTTAAAAAATCCAGAACCTCCTAATGAACAACAAACTCTACGATTAAGCAATGAGAGGTTCGCTATACcagaaatcttattttttccgTCGGATGTCGGTATTCGTCAAATGGGTATTCCAGAAGCAATAATGGATTGTTTAAAAGCTTGCGATGAAGAAACATGGCCACAccttttatctaatattattcttactgGAGGTAACGCAAAATTTCCTGGATTCCaggaaagaatttataaagaagTTAGAAGTTTAGCACCTGCAGAATACACGATAAATGTGTACTTACccgaaaa CCCAATCACATATGCATGGCAAGGTGGAAAAACACTTTCCaaagattcaatattttcaaatcttcTAGTAACAAGAGAAGATTATGAGGAAGAAGGTCAAAATCTTTGTTTTGAACGTTTCGATGTTTaa